A single genomic interval of Candidatus Rokuibacteriota bacterium harbors:
- a CDS encoding SDR family NAD(P)-dependent oxidoreductase encodes MGLLDGKVAGVTGAGNGIGRAVALGLAAAGAKVVVNDYGVTVDGREPSSGPAQAVVKEIEAAGGRAVASVESVATLAGGQAVVDAALTTFGDLHILVCCAGILRERMIFNMTEEEWDSVIAVHLKGHFTVMRAATRHMREKRNGRIITFTSTAGLEGSPAQPNYAAAKGGILGLTRSTAIAMAKYGVTVNCISPAADTRMTARLSESRRAQVAAPPEAVAVVVAFLASDLAAHVTGQVIHVAGNEVSVWSHPAALRTVSRSEPWTPEALGEVYDRYVGQDRLRRLDAYGIQWPPARP; translated from the coding sequence GTGGGGCTGCTCGACGGGAAGGTCGCGGGCGTGACAGGGGCGGGCAACGGCATCGGTCGCGCGGTGGCGCTCGGGCTCGCCGCTGCCGGGGCGAAGGTGGTGGTGAACGACTATGGTGTCACGGTCGACGGCCGGGAGCCGTCGTCGGGACCGGCCCAGGCCGTCGTGAAGGAGATCGAGGCGGCGGGGGGCCGGGCGGTGGCGAGCGTCGAGAGCGTCGCCACCCTGGCGGGCGGGCAGGCGGTCGTGGACGCCGCGCTCACGACGTTCGGCGACCTGCACATCCTCGTCTGCTGCGCCGGGATCCTCCGGGAGCGGATGATCTTCAACATGACCGAGGAGGAGTGGGACAGCGTCATCGCGGTCCACCTCAAGGGCCACTTCACCGTGATGCGCGCGGCCACGCGCCACATGCGGGAGAAGCGCAACGGGCGGATCATCACGTTCACCTCCACCGCCGGCCTCGAGGGCAGCCCCGCCCAGCCGAACTACGCCGCCGCGAAGGGCGGGATCCTCGGCCTCACGCGCTCGACGGCGATCGCGATGGCGAAGTACGGGGTGACAGTCAACTGCATCTCGCCCGCGGCGGACACACGGATGACCGCGCGCCTCTCCGAGAGCCGGCGGGCGCAGGTGGCCGCGCCGCCGGAAGCCGTCGCGGTCGTCGTCGCCTTCCTCGCGAGCGATCTCGCCGCCCACGTGACGGGACAGGTCATCCACGTGGCTGGCAATGAGGTCAGCGTGTGGTCCCATCCCGCGGCCCTGCGGACGGTCTCCCGGAGCGAGCCCTGGACGCCCGAGGCGCTCGGCGAGGTGTACGACCGCTACGTCGGTCAGGACCGGCTGCGCCGGCTCGACGCGTACGGCATCCAGTGGCCGCCGGCGCGCCCGTGA
- a CDS encoding LysR family transcriptional regulator, translating into MDVALFPALETLLAVSSTGSVGAAARQRHVTSSAVSQQIRRLENHFGMKLFERAGRGVRLTAAGETALPVVRELWGVAESVFARLAELAGRPATTLRMAASDYLGKGLLAPVLRDLLDEAPPLRFEIVTTHSRAGVRLVQSGDVDLAVVTGQETPRGLEDRHLFDQPFVWVGPRRGRRGQARLTERLRQEPVLRLAAESRSRVLLDQYLADQRIRPVSTIDVPSVSLLLSYVSGGLGIGLVPALALAGAPPDRIVSEPARVPSLPVTLVWRPATRRQPALTRLAALLVAAGGRAGARLTRARAGRTRSADHPASPPAARGASRRRSSGGGRSCHGSR; encoded by the coding sequence ATAGACGTCGCGCTCTTCCCCGCCCTCGAGACCCTGCTTGCGGTGTCCAGCACGGGCTCGGTGGGGGCGGCGGCGCGCCAGCGTCACGTCACCTCCTCCGCGGTGAGCCAGCAGATCCGCCGGCTCGAGAATCATTTCGGTATGAAGCTCTTCGAGCGCGCCGGGCGCGGCGTCCGCCTCACCGCCGCCGGCGAGACGGCGCTGCCGGTCGTGCGCGAGCTGTGGGGTGTGGCGGAGTCCGTTTTCGCCCGCCTCGCCGAGCTGGCCGGTCGTCCCGCCACCACGCTCCGCATGGCGGCCAGCGACTACCTGGGCAAGGGTCTCCTGGCACCGGTGCTCCGCGACCTGCTGGACGAGGCGCCGCCGCTGCGCTTCGAGATCGTCACCACCCACTCGCGCGCAGGCGTGCGCTTGGTCCAGAGCGGCGACGTGGACCTCGCCGTGGTCACGGGCCAGGAGACCCCGCGCGGCCTCGAGGACCGGCACCTCTTCGACCAGCCCTTCGTCTGGGTGGGCCCCCGGCGCGGGCGCCGCGGCCAGGCGCGGCTGACGGAGCGGCTGCGCCAAGAGCCCGTCCTGCGCCTGGCCGCGGAGAGCCGCAGCCGCGTGCTGCTCGACCAGTATCTCGCCGACCAGCGTATCCGCCCGGTGTCGACCATCGACGTGCCGAGCGTCTCGCTGCTGCTCTCGTATGTCTCAGGCGGGCTGGGCATCGGGCTCGTTCCCGCCCTTGCCCTCGCCGGGGCGCCCCCGGACCGCATTGTGAGTGAGCCCGCGCGGGTCCCGTCACTGCCCGTCACTCTGGTCTGGCGTCCGGCCACCCGCCGCCAGCCCGCCCTCACGCGCCTCGCCGCCCTCCTCGTCGCCGCCGGCGGCCGGGCGGGCGCGCGGCTGACCCGAGCGCGGGCGGGGCGGACCCGATCTGCCGACCATCCGGCGTCACCGCCGGCGGCGAGAGGAGCCTCACGTCGGCGATCGTCGGGCGGAGGTCGGTCGTGCCATGGTTCTCGCTGA
- a CDS encoding ABC transporter substrate-binding protein has protein sequence MRVASGVAGLPLVSSASRWVEVAPAAAAAGEVVIGAVVGLTGITAQWGKGAAETMQLAVNEINAAGGVKSLGGARLKLVVEDHESKPDIGAARTEKLAQQKVQVLTGCVTSSVAVTAASIAERLRVPFVDGGDSSPQIVQRGFKYVFMLRPTAIQLARKSVDFSKWAGQKTGVMPTKVAIIVQDDTAGTQIGENALARAKEVGFNVVDYVRYSAATARDFSAPLTSCKQAGVDTIFHHGKPADTVIFVKDMKSLDFNPNYIGILGGAVDRTAVDNLKQDAEYMLGGTDFNPEAKVAADLVKRFKTATGREMDTVAGIGYWTIGVIWGAVEAAASTDRDKIRDAIRNLRLNPGERYWVLPTPLQFNDQGLNIGADVIITQVRGGKHRPVYPESIKTVELVWPRPRWSRG, from the coding sequence ATGAGGGTCGCCTCAGGGGTGGCCGGCCTGCCGCTGGTGTCGAGCGCCTCCAGGTGGGTCGAGGTCGCGCCGGCTGCCGCAGCGGCCGGGGAGGTCGTTATCGGTGCGGTGGTCGGCCTGACGGGCATCACGGCGCAATGGGGGAAGGGCGCGGCCGAGACCATGCAGCTCGCCGTCAACGAGATCAACGCGGCGGGCGGAGTGAAGTCGCTCGGGGGCGCGAGGCTCAAGCTCGTCGTCGAGGATCACGAGAGCAAGCCCGACATCGGGGCGGCGCGGACAGAGAAGCTGGCACAGCAGAAGGTCCAGGTCCTCACGGGGTGCGTGACCAGCAGCGTCGCGGTCACGGCCGCCAGCATCGCCGAGCGCCTTCGAGTGCCGTTCGTCGACGGCGGGGATAGCTCGCCTCAGATCGTCCAGCGGGGATTCAAGTACGTTTTCATGCTCCGGCCGACGGCGATCCAGCTGGCGAGAAAATCCGTGGACTTCAGCAAGTGGGCCGGACAGAAGACCGGCGTGATGCCGACGAAGGTCGCGATCATCGTGCAGGACGACACGGCCGGGACGCAGATCGGCGAGAACGCCCTGGCGCGCGCCAAGGAAGTCGGGTTCAACGTGGTCGACTATGTCCGCTACTCGGCCGCGACGGCCAGGGATTTCAGCGCGCCACTCACGTCGTGCAAGCAAGCCGGCGTCGACACGATCTTCCACCATGGCAAGCCTGCCGATACGGTCATCTTCGTCAAGGACATGAAGTCGCTCGATTTCAACCCGAACTACATCGGGATCCTCGGGGGTGCCGTTGACCGGACTGCGGTCGACAACCTCAAGCAGGACGCCGAATACATGCTGGGGGGCACCGACTTCAATCCGGAGGCCAAGGTCGCGGCCGACCTCGTGAAGCGTTTCAAGACGGCGACGGGGCGGGAAATGGATACCGTTGCCGGGATCGGGTACTGGACGATCGGCGTCATCTGGGGCGCCGTGGAAGCGGCCGCGTCCACCGACCGGGACAAGATCCGGGACGCGATCCGGAACCTGCGGCTCAACCCCGGCGAGCGGTACTGGGTCTTGCCGACGCCGCTCCAGTTCAACGACCAGGGGCTCAATATCGGTGCCGACGTCATCATCACCCAGGTTCGTGGCGGCAAGCATCGCCCGGTCTATCCCGAGTCGATCAAGACGGTCGAGCTGGTCTGGCCGCGGCCGAGGTGGTCCAGGGGTTAG
- a CDS encoding cobalamin B12-binding domain-containing protein, with product MSERHGRILIAKAGLDGHDRGAKLVVVALRDAGLEVVYSGLHRLPDEIVKIALEEDVSVIGLSILSGAHQRIVARLQDLLRVAGAPEVTLVVGGFIPAEDVDELLRLGVSAVFGQQTKLDDIVDYMRRTIDATGRTADARR from the coding sequence ATGTCGGAGCGGCACGGTCGGATCCTCATCGCGAAAGCCGGTCTGGACGGGCACGATCGGGGCGCCAAGCTGGTGGTGGTGGCCCTGCGGGACGCCGGCCTCGAGGTCGTGTACAGCGGATTGCATCGGTTGCCGGACGAGATCGTGAAGATTGCGCTGGAAGAGGACGTGTCGGTCATCGGGCTCAGCATCCTGTCAGGCGCGCATCAACGCATCGTCGCGCGGCTGCAGGACCTGCTCCGTGTCGCGGGAGCGCCGGAGGTCACGCTCGTGGTCGGTGGATTCATTCCCGCCGAGGACGTGGATGAGCTGCTCAGGCTCGGGGTCAGCGCGGTGTTCGGTCAACAGACCAAGCTCGACGACATCGTCGACTACATGAGGCGGACGATCGATGCCACCGGGAGGACGGCCGATGCGCGACGATGA
- a CDS encoding ABC transporter ATP-binding protein has product MTIRPGEVVGLIGPNGAGKTTVFNLIGGFFHADSGRVTWNGADITRLSPHEICKRGIARTFQITRPFNGLTVAEMAAAGALNHLATIEDARAFAAEVLDLLHLGDKSGRFGRDLTTPERKRLELAKALATKPSLLLLDEVMAGLLPAEVDELLSILRTVHARTGTAILVVEHVLHAVMSFCPRIVVLNFGCKLAEGTPAEISRNEEVIKAYLGRAYEVAQPDETLDR; this is encoded by the coding sequence ATGACGATTCGTCCGGGGGAGGTCGTCGGCCTCATCGGACCGAACGGCGCCGGCAAGACGACGGTCTTCAACCTGATCGGCGGCTTCTTCCATGCCGACTCGGGCCGGGTCACCTGGAATGGCGCCGACATCACGCGGCTCAGCCCGCACGAGATCTGCAAGCGGGGGATCGCCCGCACGTTCCAGATCACGCGGCCGTTCAACGGGCTGACCGTCGCCGAAATGGCGGCGGCCGGAGCGCTGAACCATCTGGCGACGATCGAGGACGCCCGGGCGTTCGCCGCCGAGGTGCTCGATCTGCTTCACCTCGGCGACAAGAGCGGCAGGTTCGGACGGGACCTGACCACGCCGGAGCGGAAACGGCTCGAGCTGGCCAAGGCGCTGGCGACGAAGCCCTCGTTGCTGCTCCTGGACGAGGTGATGGCGGGGTTGCTCCCGGCGGAGGTCGACGAGCTGCTCTCGATTCTCCGAACCGTTCACGCGAGGACCGGGACCGCGATCCTGGTGGTCGAGCATGTCCTGCACGCCGTGATGAGCTTCTGTCCGCGCATCGTGGTCCTGAACTTCGGGTGCAAGCTCGCCGAAGGAACGCCGGCCGAGATCAGCCGGAACGAGGAAGTGATCAAGGCGTACCTGGGCCGGGCATACGAGGTCGCCCAGCCCGACGAGACACTCGACCGATGA
- a CDS encoding AMP-binding protein → MNVADCLDRHAAGSPAKIAVTDGDRTVTYAALLTASNRLIDALTQLGVRRHDRVGLALDNSLEFVIGHFAVQRMGATVVGINKRHDESTIDYVLKSGQVRALLADPDFLDKIDHLWWDLPQLEWIITTGDRDVYGTYNLGRLLAASTAADGLVDCRDDDLASLFFTAGTTGRPKGVPISHRVRAEIATSLARAYRVTPEDRALAALPMFHTFGCYIGMFLPLYQGGAISVLREWAPKTALAKIASERVTFLAGVPTLFIQILNCPDLLRYDLTSLRTCVVGGAPVPANLIREFEERVAAVVINTYGMTGSMLTAHPYDGPRKYSSIGLPLPVAGLEVRVVDEANRVLPAGEVGEIVFRGPTMSPGFWKLPALTARHYRDGWSHSGDLGKFDEEGFLYLVDRKDDLIITSGFKVYPTETEDVLYSHSAVKECLVIGVPHPVKGQVPRAMIVLKKGAQASASELIEHCRGRLAHYKAPAEVEFVSELPKSDTGKILRRSAR, encoded by the coding sequence ATGAACGTCGCCGACTGTCTGGATCGCCACGCCGCCGGCTCGCCGGCGAAGATCGCCGTGACCGACGGCGATCGAACCGTCACCTACGCGGCCCTGCTCACCGCCAGTAACAGGCTGATCGACGCCCTCACGCAGCTCGGGGTGCGCCGCCACGACCGGGTGGGCCTGGCGCTCGACAACTCGCTGGAGTTCGTCATCGGCCATTTCGCCGTGCAGCGCATGGGCGCGACGGTCGTCGGCATCAACAAGCGGCACGACGAGTCGACGATCGACTATGTCCTGAAGAGCGGCCAGGTCCGCGCGCTGCTGGCCGACCCGGACTTTCTCGACAAGATCGATCACCTCTGGTGGGACCTGCCCCAGCTCGAGTGGATCATCACCACGGGCGACCGGGACGTCTATGGCACCTACAACCTCGGCCGACTCCTCGCGGCCTCGACCGCCGCCGACGGCCTCGTCGACTGCCGGGACGACGATCTCGCCTCCCTGTTCTTCACCGCCGGCACGACCGGAAGGCCCAAGGGCGTGCCGATTTCCCATCGGGTGCGGGCCGAGATCGCGACCTCGCTCGCGCGCGCCTACCGCGTCACCCCGGAGGACCGGGCGCTGGCGGCGTTGCCGATGTTCCACACGTTCGGCTGTTACATCGGCATGTTTCTGCCGCTCTACCAGGGCGGGGCCATCTCCGTGTTGCGGGAATGGGCCCCGAAGACCGCGCTCGCGAAGATCGCGTCCGAGCGCGTGACCTTCCTGGCGGGCGTGCCGACCCTGTTCATCCAGATTCTGAACTGTCCCGATCTGCTGCGTTACGACCTGACGAGCCTGCGCACGTGCGTCGTGGGCGGGGCGCCGGTGCCGGCGAACCTGATCCGCGAGTTCGAGGAACGGGTGGCGGCGGTGGTCATCAACACCTACGGCATGACGGGGTCGATGCTCACCGCCCACCCGTACGACGGACCGAGGAAGTACAGCTCCATCGGCTTGCCGCTGCCCGTCGCGGGGCTCGAAGTCAGGGTCGTGGACGAGGCCAATCGCGTGCTGCCGGCAGGGGAGGTCGGGGAGATCGTCTTTCGCGGCCCGACGATGTCTCCCGGCTTTTGGAAACTGCCCGCGTTGACGGCACGGCACTACCGCGACGGCTGGTCGCACAGCGGGGACCTCGGAAAGTTCGACGAGGAGGGCTTCCTCTACCTGGTCGACCGTAAGGACGATCTGATCATCACGTCGGGGTTCAAGGTATACCCTACGGAGACCGAGGACGTGCTCTACAGCCACTCAGCGGTCAAGGAGTGTCTCGTGATCGGCGTCCCGCACCCGGTGAAAGGGCAGGTCCCGAGGGCGATGATCGTCCTCAAGAAGGGCGCCCAGGCGTCGGCGAGCGAGCTCATCGAGCACTGCCGGGGCCGGCTCGCCCACTACAAAGCGCCCGCGGAGGTCGAATTCGTGAGCGAGCTGCCGAAGAGTGACACGGGCAAGATCCTGCGCCGATCGGCACGGTGA